The Homo sapiens chromosome 20, GRCh38.p14 Primary Assembly sequence ggttgcaatgagctgagatcacaccactgtactccagcctgggtgacagagcaagactctgtctgaaaaaaaaaaaaatcaaaatcaaaaattaaaaaaaaaagaagtcactttAGCCTTGCTAGGCTCAGTTGAGAAATTTAATTGTCCAGGCAATAATCAAACTTTCTAGTTCATTTAAAGCTAAAGCTCCTGCTGCCCAGCTTGGGCCTGCCTGCTGGGCTGGGCTCCAGGGACTGGCTAAGTTCTCTGCTGGTTCACCATCTCAGGTTTCTACCCTTTCTCACTCACTgggtggtctcagactcctgcAGGGCTGCAAGAGGCAGGCAGGGACAAAGGTCCTGCTCACCTGGTTCTGTTGGCAGATGTGCTAATAGCAGTGGCCAGTATGGCAAGCTGATTCTTTCTCTTCTGGGGTATTCCTGTAAGTGCCCCCCACCTCCTACCCCTCACCTCCTTGCTGAGCATCTCTTACCTGCAAGTCCCTCCAGGTGGACAAATGCATCTCCTCTGGCTGCTGGCTCCTCCCTTAGCTCTGGGGCAGGCAGGTCATTTCCAGCCACATCCTCGTGACATTCCCTGAGCCATTCCTCCCTGGCTCTTGCTCCAGCTCTTGTGTGAGCCATGCCTGGTCCATGACAAACACACAAGCTCCCTTTGCCATGATAGACTCCAGGAGCACAGGCGCTTGCCTTGGGTGTAAAAGTTAtcaatgggccgggcgcggtggctcacgcctgtaatcccagcactttgggaggctgaggcaggtagatcacgaggtcaggaggtggagaccaccctggctaacgcggtgaaaccccgtctctactaaaaatacaaaaagttagccgggcatggtggcaggtgcctgtagtcccagctactcgggaggctgaggcaggagagtggcgtgaacccgggaggcggagcttgcagtgagcagagatcgcgccactgcactccagcctgggagacagagtgagactctgtctcaaaaaaaaaaaaaaaaatagttatcaaTGAAGACACACTTGTATGACTCATTTCACTCATCTTGCCCTAATCCCAGCCCCACTAGACCCTGTCTTTATGTAAAACTGTGACATTTTGTTCACCATGATTTTTTtgcattatgatttttaaaaatattgcattttaaatagtatttacTATGATGATTGAGTTTTTTGGTGCCCTCTTAATGTTGTGCCCAAGGCAACTGCTTTGCTCTCCTCCCCCTGGTCCTGACCCTGAGAACAGGCCATCCACAGCACGGCTGCCACCCTCTCTCTTTTCAACTTTCCCAAGCCAGAGTCAGCGCCCAACCACTGTGACCCCAAGCTCAGGGGATACAACTCAAGTCATTGAATGGTCCCATGGGAACACTTGATGGTTTGCTTTTGGGGAGTGAAAGGCAACCCCCGCTACACCGCACCCCATTTCCCAGCTGAGGAGAGCCCTCAGGAGACTCACAGCCCAACTCCCTCTACAGAAACCCCTTCCAATATCcaactctttctctctttctttgcaaAACCTATTTTGGTGCTCTCTTGCCTTGCTTTGGAATTTGTAACCTGTTTTTTGTATcctaatatatatgttttttaattactgtacacattacatatataatatgttatgtcatatatatatctcaagcCACTGAAGGAGtttgagcaggggagtgacaATCAGATTTTTAGGAAGCAcacatcatcactggccgtcagagaaatgcaaatcaaaaccaccatgagctaccatctcacaccagttagaatggcaatcattaaaaagtcaggaaacaacaggtgctggagaggatgtggagaaataggaacacttttacactgttggtgggactgtaaactagttcaaccattgtggaagacagtgtggtgattcctcaaggatctagaactagaaataccatttgccccagccatcccattactgagtatatacccaaaggattataaatcatgctgctataaagatacatgcacacgtatgtttattgcggcactattcacaatagcaaagacttggaaccaacccaaatgtccaccagtgatagactggattaagaaaatgtggcacatatacaccatggaatactatgcagccataaaaaacgatgagttcatgtcctttgtaggaacatggatgaagctggaaaccatcattctgcacaaactattgcaaggacagaaaaccaaacaacgcatgttctcactcacaggtgggaaatgaacaatgagaacacttggacacagggtggggaacatcacacaccggggcctgtcatggggtagggggagtagggggagggatagcattaggagatatacctaatgtaaatgacgagttaatgggtgcagcacaccaacatggcagatgtatacatatgtaacaaacctccacgttgtgcacatgtaccttagaacttaaagtataataataatcataaattattaaactaattacacagataaaaataataaataaataaataataaaataaaataaaataaaaaagatttttaggaagcacagtgcctggcacttaggtCATTGCTAAGATGCACATTTATCAAATGAGTCTCTCATACCCTGTTTTTATTGCTGTCGTGATGTGCACAGTGTCATCCAGCTTCGTGTCTGGTCATTAGTGGGCACTCGTTGAATATTTGCAGAATAAATATGAATGATAAAACAGGAAAATTTctactgagaaaaagaaagaagacatattAGGTCTCAGTCTCATTTATCCTCTGGCTTAATTTTAAGATGAACTCAAGATAAATTACCATTTTTAATTTAGGCAACTGCAGTTAAGGCTCTCTTGTTTGCCCCCCAACCTTTGGTtgagaggtctttttttttttttctttgagatggagtttcgctcccgttgcccaggctggagcacaatggtgcgatcttggcttaccgcaacctccacctcccaggttcaagagattctcctgcctcagcctcccgagtagctgggattacagtcatgcgccaccataccaggctaattttgtatttttaatagagttctccatgttggccaggctggtctcgaactcccgacctcaggtgatcctcctgcctcagcctccccaagtgttgggattacaggcgtgagccaccacgcccggctgagaaGTCTCTTTTTAAAGCACAAAGTCCATTGTTGAATGTATACCCTGTTATGGGAAAAAGGACTGTGATGTCCCCTGCGTTGCCTCAGACAAGGAAGGCGGGAGACCTGTCACCCAGATTTCTACCATTACAGCATCATGACCAAAAGCACCGAAAAGTCTTCAGGAATTTGTGTCTTCCTTTGGAAAAAAACACTGGAATAGGGAGTGTTCGTGATGTGTAGCCATTAGGAAAGAAACATTCAAGTTGTCTGCCTTTGTGGTCTTTCCCCAGGAGCCAGAGAAGCAGCAGTTATATGACATACCAGCCAGCCCCAAGAAGGCAGGACTCCATCCCCCAGACAGCCAAGCAAGTGTAAGTATGAAGAGGTGCTAAGGTGCGGTGTTATGAACACACAAAATCCTCTCAGAAATGTTATTagcttggggccaggcacggtggctgaagcctgtaatcccagcactttgagaggccgaggtgagtgcatcacctgaggttgggagttcaagaccagcctggccaacatggcaaaaccccatctctactaaaaatacaaatattggctgggtgtggtagtgggcgcctgtaatcccagcactttgggaggctgaggtgggcagatcacttgaggtcaggagttcaagaccagtctgcccaacatggtgtaaccctgtctctaataaaatacaaaaattaaaaaaaaaaaaaaagaaagaaagaaatgttattaGCTTGGTCAAAAATTAGAATGCAAATTCCTCATAACAGAGACCTTGTTGCATTTGAGGTAAAACCTCTCATTGCACTTGTGTTCAGGAATAGGACTAATTACGTGGTTGGGATAAGTCGTTTAACTTCTCTGTTTTTATGGGCTGGGAGTATTAAGTGAGATAATCCTGCAAAGGACCcgggacagtgcctggcatggtgtGAAATTATGTAATGGCTTCTTCTTACGACAGACCTCAGGGGCGTGCTGTGATACAGTACACTTTTATCTGTGTTGGGCAAAGGACTTTATCTGAAATCTGTGTAATCTATGTTTATAATTGGATTCTACCACATGTGTCCCACAGACACACTTACACCCAAGGTCATTAGGGAACATCTTACAAGAAGGCTGGCATTTCGCCGTGTCAGGGGGATGCATAGGGGTTTGGTGGATGGAAAAGAAAGGGTTGCCAAGGGCATTTAGAGCAGAGAAACCAGTTTGGGTAAAATTAAATACACTGGCATGAGTCAGTGTTCTGAGTTCAGGGGAAAGTAAACAGCTTGGGTGGCTGGACCTGTAAGCAGATGGTGGCAGACCAGGTGGGGTCAGCGTGGTGGAAGTCGAAAGAAATGAGGCTCAAAAGAATCCTGAAGGACCTTGAGTGGTAACAGaaatggggagccactgaaggagCGGCGGAGTGACGATGAGATTTAAACAACGCACTCGCGCCCTCTTTGGAAAGCTACTAACCCGGCAACTATGTGTGGTTCTCCCACAGGGGCAGGGTGTTCCCCTGATATCAGTGACTACCTTAAGAAGAGGCGGTTACAGCACATTACCAAATCCTCAGAAATCGGAATGGATTTATGACACTCCAGTGTCTCCAGGAAAGGCCAGCGTCAGAAACACGCCTCTCACCAGCTTTGCGGAAGAATCAAGGCCCCACGCTCTCCCCAGTTCCAGCTCCACTTTCTACAATCCTCCAAGTGGCAGATCCAGGTCCCTCACTCCACAACTGAATAACAATGTGCCCATGCAGAAAAAACTCAGCCTTCCAGAAATTCCTTCTTATGGCTTTCTTGTACCCAGAGGCACATTTCCTTTGGATGAAGATGTCAGCTACAAGGTTCCTTCAAGCTTTCTGATTCCCCGAGTGGAACAGCAGAACACCAAGCCCAATATTTATGACATCCCTAAAGCAACGTCGAGTGTTTCTCAGGCTGGGAAGGAGCTGGAGAAAGCCAAGGAGGTGTCAGAGAATTCCGCGGGCCATAATTCCTCATGGTTCTCCAGACGGACAACTTCCCCATCTCCTGAACCGGACAGATTATCAGGTTCCAGTTCTGACAGCAGAGCTAGCATCGTTTCCTCGTGCTCCACCACATCCACCGACGACTCCTCCAGCTCTTCCTCGGAGGAGTCAGCAAAGGAGCTCTCCTTGGACCTGGATGTGGCCAAGGAGACAGTGATGGCTCTGCAGCACAAGGTGGTCAGCTCTGTCGCTGGCCTGATGCTCTTTGTCAGCAGGAAGTGGAGATTCCGAGACTATCTGGAGGCCAACATTGATGCAATCCACAGGTCCACTGATCACATAGAAGAATCTGTAAGAGAATTTCTGGATTTTGCCCGAGGAGTCCATGGGACTGCCTGTAACCTCACTGACAGTAACCTTCAGAACAGAATTCGGGACCAGATGCAGACCATCTCCAACTCCTACCGCATCCTGCTTGAAACAAAGGAAAGCTTGGATAATCGCAATTGGCCTCTGGAAGTTCTTGTGACTGACAGTGTCCAGAACAGCCCAGATGACCTTGAGAGGTTTGTCATGGTGGCACGGATGCTTCCAGAAGACATCAAGAGGTTTGCCTCCATTGTCATTGCCAATGGAAGGCTCCTTTTTAAGCGGAACTGTGAAAAGGAAGAGACTGTGCAGTTGACCCCAAATGCAGAATTTAAGTGTGAAAAATACATCCAGCCTCCCCAAAGAGAAACTGAATCACACCAAAAGAGTACCCCTTCCACTAAGCAAAGGGAAGATGAACACTCTTCTgaactattaaagaaaaatagggCAAATATCTGTGGACAGGTGAGTTCAGAGTTCCAAGTGATCGAAAAAGGGGCTTCAATTGTTACCTGGAGTAGTGGCTACTAAGATGCTGAGACTCTTTCCATAGTGTATAGGCTTTGGGGAGACACTGGTtccattttctagaaaataaaatttatgaaagtAAAATTCTTGATGAAATCTTATTAACAAGTCAGATAAAGATAGGTCAGCATAGGCAGATAGGTCAGTTGATTTGGATTTCTTCCGAAAACTTTTGGCGTTCAAGTTTACCATATTAGAATTaaaagggatttttaaatttcttaaaaatttattatttgagtagatttttaaaaCCTCACCACCAAGTCTCCTTGCATTTTTGAAAGTTATAAATTTAGTCATTCTCAGTGTGTTTCTTAGCAACGAAAGAGGAAGTAGAAACATTCTTTCAAATTGCCCATGGTCTGATCAGCCCCCAGACTTCAGCTACTCTTAGAAATACTTTTctgaggctgggcctggtggcttatgcctgtaattccaacgctttgggaggccaacgcaggaggatcccttgaggcaggagtttgagaccaggctgggcaacatagtgagaccccagctgtacaaaatttatttttaaatatccaggtgtagtggctcatgcacTTGGGAGTCTGAGTGGGGgtatcccttgagaccaggagtttggggttgcagagagctatgatggtgccactgcactccagccttggtgacagagcaagagctaatctctaaaaaaaagaaaagaaaaaaaagagttgggatatagtggctcactcctgtaaacccagcactttgggaggccaaggcgagcagatcacttgaagtcaggagtttgagaccagcctggccaacatgatgaaaccccatctctactaaaaatacaaaaattagctgggcatggtggtgtgcgcctgtaattccagctactcaggaggctgaggcaggagaatcacttgaacccaggaggcagaggttgcagtgagctgagattgcatcactgcactccatcctggaccacagagcaagactctgtctcaagaacaacaacaacaaaaaaacaaaagacagaaagaaatactTTTCTGGATGAGTTCAGACATTATAGAGCGAGATGCTTCAGTTCAGGGATTGTGAGCCTTAAGAGGCCCAGAAGTCACTTGGGGGCTGTGTCAAGGAGATAATTTGCTACTTTCAGCCCCGACCTTTGTGTTCTGCTGAAATGCCTGGTGGTGTAGGAGCTTTAACATGTTCTAGAAATTTGGAtgtttaaaatttacatacacatatatataactttaaacaAACCATGTGGGTCATTATATCAGGCCATGTTGATAGGCAAAATTCAGCCTTTGGGTGGCCAAAGTCTCCTTTGGTTGAGAAAAGGAATCAGTAGGCAGAACCATCAAcagaaaatatgagaaagaatGCTCAAGTCTAAAGTGAACTTAAACAGTTCCACTGTAGTGTAAAACACCACTCAATTTGGTAAGTTGaagggattttatttttcagacattgCCTAACTTAGAAGAGAAAGATAAACCTATCTTGGAATAAAGGTTAGATGAAAACAAAGACTTAGGAACCATGGTAAGCTATAGCACTCACTCTCTAAAGCTTCTGATTCATACGCTCTATTGCTAGATTCGTCTCATCATGCTACGGATAGCTCAACATTACAGCCATGACCCACATGGGCGAGAGTTCGTTTTTGTGATTCTTTGTCCTTTATTTTAGCAAGAGAGTCCTGGAGATCACTGAGTCTAATGAACGAACCCCAGGGAATGAAAGTGAAGCATTAACCATTACTGAAATGACTGTAGGGGCTCTGCAAGGTTGTTGTGGGTGGTACTGACAGGGCTAAATAGGACTGACTCCGTTCCTCTTTGACATTCTGATTTAATGTTTCTGATTACAACAGCAAATCTTGATTTGGGGCTTGTATATCTTCAACACCTCTTTTACACTTgatgttcttccttttttaaaaaaaaaaaagtcaaagatgtTATCGTTGtgcttatttttattggtttcctTCTATTTGTGGTCAATGACAGTAGTTTTCCATTTACCATTTTTCACAGTTTCCTTTAAATTAATGTAAGTAAAAACAATGGGTCCAtttaaaggaaaggaatgaagCCAGTAGAAGTTAAGAGGAAGGTGGAAAGAGTATAACTTGTAAAGGTTGTAAAGGTTGTCTCTGAATAACTGAGCTTGGGAAACTTACCTAGGTTATAGGGCAGATGGGGTAGAGGGTGGAAGAAAAGGATGTCCAATGATAGGATAAGGTCATGTACCTTCTCAGAGGCAAACTAGGACAAGAATTCAGGCCTCCTGATGCTCAGCTCCCTGAACCCCAAACACTAGTCTTTGGGCCTGCCATATTGCTGACAGTTATGCTATTTTGTTCAACATTAAGTAGGCCTTAGACTAGTGGTTCTCACATTTGAGTGTATCACAATCACCTATGATCTTTGTTAAAACTCACAtggctggccgggcatggtggctcacgcctgtaatcccagcactttgggaggccgaggcgggtggatcgcctgaggtcaggagtttgagaccagcctgaccaacatggtgaaaccccgtttctactaaaaatacaaaaaattagctgggcatgatagcgggcacctgtaatccca is a genomic window containing:
- the CASS4 gene encoding cas scaffolding protein family member 4 isoform X1, with protein sequence MKGTGIMDCAPKALLARALYDNCPDCSDELAFSRGDILTILEQHVPESEGWWKCLLHGRQGLAPANRLQILTEVAADRPCPPFLRGLEEAPASSEETYQAILTLPRPVRASLPTLPSQVYDVPTQHRGPVVLKEPEKQQLYDIPASPKKAGLHPPDSQASGQGVPLISVTTLRRGGYSTLPNPQKSEWIYDTPVSPGKASVRNTPLTSFAEESRPHALPSSSSTFYNPPSGRSRSLTPQLNNNVPMQKKLSLPEIPSYGFLVPRGTFPLDEDVSYKVPSSFLIPRVEQQNTKPNIYDIPKATSSVSQAGKELEKAKEVSENSAGHNSSWFSRRTTSPSPEPDRLSGSSSDSRASIVSSCSTTSTDDSSSSSSEESAKELSLDLDVAKETVMALQHKVVSSVAGLMLFVSRKWRFRDYLEANIDAIHRSTDHIEESVREFLDFARGVHGTACNLTDSNLQNRIRDQMQTISNSYRILLETKESLDNRNWPLEVLVTDSVQNSPDDLERFVMVARMLPEDIKRFASIVIANGRLLFKRNCEKEETVQLTPNAEFKCEKYIQPPQRETESHQKSTPSTKQREDEHSSELLKKNRANICGQNPGPLIPQPSSQQTPERKPRLSEHCRLYFGALFKAISAFHGSLSSSQPAEIITQSKLVIMVGQKLVDTLCMETQERDVRNEILRGSSHLCSLLKDVALATKNAVLTYPSPAALGHLQAEAEKLEQHTRQFRGTLG
- the CASS4 gene encoding cas scaffolding protein family member 4 isoform a (isoform a is encoded by transcript variant 1), whose protein sequence is MKGTGIMDCAPKALLARALYDNCPDCSDELAFSRGDILTILEQHVPESEGWWKCLLHGRQGLAPANRLQILTEVAADRPCPPFLRGLEEAPASSEETYQVPTLPRPPTPGPVYEQMRSWAEGPQPPTAQVYEFPDPPTSARIICEKTLSFPKQAILTLPRPVRASLPTLPSQVYDVPTQHRGPVVLKEPEKQQLYDIPASPKKAGLHPPDSQASGQGVPLISVTTLRRGGYSTLPNPQKSEWIYDTPVSPGKASVRNTPLTSFAEESRPHALPSSSSTFYNPPSGRSRSLTPQLNNNVPMQKKLSLPEIPSYGFLVPRGTFPLDEDVSYKVPSSFLIPRVEQQNTKPNIYDIPKATSSVSQAGKELEKAKEVSENSAGHNSSWFSRRTTSPSPEPDRLSGSSSDSRASIVSSCSTTSTDDSSSSSSEESAKELSLDLDVAKETVMALQHKVVSSVAGLMLFVSRKWRFRDYLEANIDAIHRSTDHIEESVREFLDFARGVHGTACNLTDSNLQNRIRDQMQTISNSYRILLETKESLDNRNWPLEVLVTDSVQNSPDDLERFVMVARMLPEDIKRFASIVIANGRLLFKRNCEKEETVQLTPNAEFKCEKYIQPPQRETESHQKSTPSTKQREDEHSSELLKKNRANICGQNPGPLIPQPSSQQTPERKPRLSEHCRLYFGALFKAISAFHGSLSSSQPAEIITQSKLVIMVGQKLVDTLCMETQERDVRNEILRGSSHLCSLLKDVALATKNAVLTYPSPAALGHLQAEAEKLEQHTRQFRGTLG